Proteins from a single region of Primulina tabacum isolate GXHZ01 chromosome 5, ASM2559414v2, whole genome shotgun sequence:
- the LOC142544474 gene encoding uncharacterized protein LOC142544474, with product MDNDRNWMYRRLENGFLTAEYCVGVESFVTFALSHPECLLNGNIRCPCNRKKCQNQTYLDEDTVKVHLGRYGFVPDYYNWYFHGEEYIRPFYPNFNMEAPSSSSSRRAPPIARTTFPDFFDTIEENVNFEENPENENENFGEENPTINIGPEVPESPNSYIKSLYECIKSAEKEIWDGNPHGHSVLSVLDWLLKMKHEHNMSERNYNDMCQLMSELCPSDNYVPDSFYASKKIIKDLGLPVENIDACKNNCMIYWGVDDVLIECKICEHPRYKRSRSRSQNPQKKGIPYKLIYYFPITPRLQRLYDSKATASHMLWHNDHHFDSDTMTHPSDCASRRHFDALHPSISSEIRNVILGLSTDGFQPFGQSGQQYSSWPIIVTPYNLPPWMCMKEEYMFLSVIAPGPSNPKDKLDVFLQPLIVELQSLWSNGVPTYDIHAQQNFNMRAALMWTISDFPAYAMLSGWSTSGKQACPHCMSDSDAFTLPCSGKTSWFDNHRKFLPEDHPLRRNRTMFLRGKQVLQSAPISKPGDELLNELDEFGFRPSYEIDSDTINKEICNLTRCGWRRRFHIGVRTL from the coding sequence ATGGATAACGATAGAAATTGGATGTATCGTCGGTTGGAGAATGGATTTCTAACGGCTGAATATTGTGTTGGTGTAGAGTCGTTTGTAACATTTGCACTTAGTCATCCTGAATGTTTATTAAATGGAAATATCCGTTGTCCTTGCAATCGAAAAAAATGTCAGAACCAAACATATTTAGATGAAGATACTGTCAAGGTTCATCTCGGTCGTTATGGATTTGTACCGGATTACTACAATTGGTATTTTCATGGAGAGGAATATATTCGCCCGTTCTATCCTAATTTTAATATGGAAGCTCCTTCGTCATCTTCTTCTCGTAGGGCACCACCAATTGCTCGAACTACATTTCCGGATTTTTTTGATACTATTGAAGAAAATGTTAACTTTGAAGAGAACCCTGAAAATGAGAATGAGAATTTTGGTGAAGAAAATCCTACAATAAATATTGGTCCTGAAGTTCCTGAAAGTCCAAACAGTTATATTAAATCATTGTATGAATGCATTAAATCAGCCGAGAAAGAAATTTGGGATGGAAATCCACACGGTCATTCTGTGTTGTCTGTGCTCGATTGGTTACTGAAGATGAAACATGAACACAACATGTCCGAGCGCAATTACAATGACATGTGTCAACTCATGTCAGAGTTATGTCCGTCTGATAACTACGTCCCTGATAGTTTTTACGCGTCCAAGAAAATTATCAAAGATCTAGGGCTTCCGGTTGAAAATATTGATGCATGCAAGAATAATTGTATGATATACTGGGGTGTTGACGATGTTTTAATAGAGTGTAAGATATGTGAACATCCTCGATACAAACGTAGTAGAAGTCGATCTCAAAATCCTCAGAAGAAGGGAATTCCATACAAGTTGATATATTATTTTCCGATCACTCCACGTTTGCAAAGACTGTATGATTCGAAAGCTACAGCGTCACATATGCTTTGGCATAATGATCATCATTTTGACAGTGACACTATGACACACCCTTCTGATTGTGCATCGCGGCGTCATTTTGACGCTTTGCATCCATCTATTTCATCAGAAATCCGAAATGTGATATTAGGATTGTCAACAGATGGATTTCAACCTTTTGGACAAAGTGGGCAGCAGTATTCGTCATGGCCTATCATTGTTACTCCATATAATTTACCACCTTGGATGTGTATGAAAGAGGAATACATGTTCTTGTCTGTGATTGCACCTGGACCGAGTAACCCGAAAGACAAATTGGACGTATTCCTTCAGCCGTTAATCGTCGAGCTACAATCCTTGTGGTCTAATGGTGTTCCCACGTACGATATTCACGCCCAACAAAATTTTAATATGCGTGCGGCTTTGATGTGGACGATAAGTGATTTTCCCGCATACGCAATGTTGTCTGGTTGGAGCACTTCCGGAAAACAAGCATGTCCTCACTGCATGTCTGATTCAGACGCCTTTACCTTGCCATGTAGTGGCAAGACATCATGGTTTGACAATCATCGGAAGTTTTTACCTGAAGATCATCCATTGCGTCGTAATAGGACAATGTTTCTAAGAGGTAAACAAGTGTTACAGTCGGCTCCTATCTCTAAACCTGGGGACGAATTACTCAATGAGTTGGACGAGTTTGGTTTCAGA